The Syntrophotalea acetylenivorans genome contains the following window.
CTTAGCCGCCTTGCTCCTGGTGATGTTGGTTCAGAGCACCGGCCACGCGGCCGGACCGTCTGTGGTCCCCTTTCGTATCGGCTTCACCAGGCAAATGTTCACCGAAGTCAATGAAAGCGATGCCAGAGCAGCAATAAAGGTCTGGGGCCAGACTGTTGCCAGAGATCGCGGCATTGCTGCGGCGCCGGAGCCTCTGTTATTCAACGATGAGGAGGAGATGCTTAACGCACTGCAAAACAAAGCGGTGGATGTGGTGGCCGTATCGACCCTCGAATACGAACTTTTGCAGCGGAAGACAACTTTCGGCCCGCTCTTTTTCACAGTCCATGACAATGAACTAAGTGAAGAATATCTCCTGCTGGCGCACCGCGACGGCCCCGTTCAAAGCCTTGCCGATCTAGCGGGCCGCGTCATACAGTTCCACGACAATTTACGCCTCTGCCTTGCCCCCCTATGGTTGGACAGCCTGCTGATCGAGAACGGTCAGAAACCCAGCGAATCGTTTGCCGGACGAATTACCAAAAAAGCAAACCTCTCCAAGGTACTGCTTCCAGTCTTTTTCCGTCAGGTCGATGCGTGCGTAGTCAGCCGCAGCGGTTTTGATACCATCACTGAATTAAATCCCCAACTCGGCCGGCAGCTTGTGGTGATAGCCTCTTCTTCGGCAGTGGTTCCGGCCGTCTTCGCTTTTCGAAGCGATTATGCCCCCCCTACAAGGAAGCTTTACTTGATGGTATTCGCAATCTCCATGGAACAGCCGCTGGCCGACAGGTTCTCATGGTATTCAACGGCAACAAGATCGAAGAACACCCCAAGTCCTTCTTAAGTTCGGCGCTACAGCTTATTGCATCCCACTCGCAAATGATGAAGGACAATTCGAGGCCATGAAGACCATTATCTATGCCATATTATTGTGCCTGACAGCGACTGCAGCGCCGGGGCAAGATCTTGCGAAGTTGAACAAACGCACGTTTCACATCGGTGTTTCTTCACGACTTTTTCGAAAGTTGAACCACAATGAAGTCATCGCCTCCTACAAGGTCTGGGCATCCACAGTTGCTAAAGAAAGGGATCTTGACCTCGATGTTCAGGTGTCCATGCTAAATGGACTGGAAGGAATTCAAAATGGACTCAAGAACGGCTGGCTGGACGCCGTCAATCTTGCCACCGATGATTATGATGTCCTAAGCATTGATCCCGACACAGTCTTTTACCCTCTTCGGGAAGATGGCGCTGGAACCGTCTACATACTGCTCGTTCATACCGAGAGTGGAATCGAAGGGGTGAAAGACCTCGAAGGGCTTAACCTGGTCACATATGAAAGCCATAACATGGTCCTGGCCCGAAAGTGGCTTCAAAGCGAGTTTACGCGTGCAGCAAACGGGGCCATGCAAGAACGGGACATCGATATCACCACAGTTGACAAGGCCGCTGATGGGATTTTTAAAGTGTTTTTCCGCCAGGCCGATGCCGTCATAATGAACCTGGGCACCTTCAACTTGGCCT
Protein-coding sequences here:
- a CDS encoding phosphate/phosphite/phosphonate ABC transporter substrate-binding protein; this encodes MFTEVNESDARAAIKVWGQTVARDRGIAAAPEPLLFNDEEEMLNALQNKAVDVVAVSTLEYELLQRKTTFGPLFFTVHDNELSEEYLLLAHRDGPVQSLADLAGRVIQFHDNLRLCLAPLWLDSLLIENGQKPSESFAGRITKKANLSKVLLPVFFRQVDACVVSRSGFDTITELNPQLGRQLVVIASSSAVVPAVFAFRSDYAPPTRKLYLMVFAISMEQPLADRFSWYSTATRSKNTPSPS
- a CDS encoding PhnD/SsuA/transferrin family substrate-binding protein; amino-acid sequence: MKTIIYAILLCLTATAAPGQDLAKLNKRTFHIGVSSRLFRKLNHNEVIASYKVWASTVAKERDLDLDVQVSMLNGLEGIQNGLKNGWLDAVNLATDDYDVLSIDPDTVFYPLREDGAGTVYILLVHTESGIEGVKDLEGLNLVTYESHNMVLARKWLQSEFTRAANGAMQERDIDITTVDKAADGIFKVFFRQADAVIMNLGTFNLACQLNPQLQKKLKIISRSPRLIPSFFIFSPDYQGKNRQLIEEAITGLHNSAAGQQVLTIFQSSRMEKSSTKILDETLSFLSDYKALQLNLSAARQ